The Mercurialis annua linkage group LG7, ddMerAnnu1.2, whole genome shotgun sequence genome includes the window ggttaattgcaaatttatacacgaactttaccctaatttgcaattacaacataaactttgaaacttggcaatgttaataaccaactttacactttcggtaaatcgatacaccaaacacgaaaaacactaacgtggacattgtaatatactgccatgtgtcgttgcgtgattggtcggtataccaatttgccaaaaaatgaaagttggttactgacattgccaagttttaaagtttatgttgtaattgcaaattaggttaaagttcgtgtatgcatttgcaattaaccctaaaattaataaagtataAATAGTTCAAAAATAGTtcaagttacaaaataaaaagtaaaaaaatttaccgtcaaaataattatttaaatgataatatcaactatttaaatatattaaattttcatttttaaaaatatttaaacatcCAATTGtcaattaaaaattcatttcattttaaaaattattatttaatgaataCTATTTTATAAACTAAGTCGCGAATGAACCGTCATTAAGGAAATAAGGTGACCACAACCgccaaataattatatataaatcggagttttatattttaaattaaattctagattttttctatttatattagGAGTGTAAATAAGTTGAACTAAATTTATTCGAGATCAACTCAAACAAATTAAGATCGACTCAAAAGATTCAAGTTGAGCTCGAATTTGACAACTGATTAAATAGACTCGTGACGTTCATGAGCCCAGACAAATATTTATCTCTTTAATATATTGaattttaatctatttatgtaaatatatatcactaattttttagttaaataaattggatattatatttttataatcttttttgcTTCATTGAACTCGAGCCGAACTCGAAAACCCCAGAATTCGTTAGGTCTTGATATTAAGCTTGTATAACTGTTGAAATAAGTGTGTGTGAACACATTTTAGTgtgaaaaatccaaaataaggAAAGTGCATTAATTCCCACATTGGTAAGGAGTGTGACTTATCATGGGTTTATATGGAGTGGTTTACTCACTTGGGTTTGGACCCCAAGGGATACCCAGTTTTGTGAGTAGGTTAGGAGTTAAATCCTTaccgatttaccacacacgcgcgcgcgccgtccgtccggCCAGCCGGCCTTGGTTGGTTCGGTTCGAACActaattttttataacgtttttatttgaattttttgcaaCTAAACACTATCCCTGAATCAGCTCCCTCGCATTTAATTGTATTtgactgattttattttatttaaaacggATTTCAGTTTTAATGGCTTTTAATGCTTTGTCCCCTTCAActttcctataaatagaggttgtccTCTCATTTGTAAAATACACCAGAAACCAGAGCTCAATCTTGAGTAAAGAAAAACACATCAGTATTTATAATTTTCGATCTTGAGCAATCAGAATAAGTGTTTTTTGAACTGTCATCACAGTGCAGTGGTGGCAGTAgttcggctgttttatcctagggacaACGTGGTTGATCGTCAGTTTTGCACCTTCGAGCTGAGCCACGAAACGTCTAAAGGAGAgtgacctagtccgcgactcagcctttTCAGAATTCTAAGTTTCAACAGCGATTGTTCCAACAATAACACACTGGAACTCTAGAGTTTAAGTTTGAATTTGCcctaattaaaattcaactcGACTTGTTTAGACTCCCAATTTATATACACATATTGActtgattattaatttttatttatttacaataatgtcatacttttataatttattgcttttgatttttttattacattttttttagtaTATGTCTCCTTCAAAATTGTATACTTTGATAagaattattgttgtttttaaatgtttcacaaataatttttactttttatgattatttataattttaaggttacattttgtataaaataaaataaaataaaattaatggatCTTATTTTCCAGGCTTTAGTCCTATCAACTAGTTAAATctataaattactttttttaattggtttttaTAATGTGGAGTATTTTATATCAACAGTGCAGAGACTACTTCCtaacataataaaatataagaatattttaaaataaaaaagatagtaTATGGATTTTGTGTAAATACTCATAGTGATGTTGTCTCTTTTGAGTGTCATGATTGGGACTGGAATAATTAAAAATCTTTCTCCTTTCGCAAATTCTAATAGGCTCGTCTTTAGGTTAGAAATCACCTCGCCACACTTAAATGTTTTTATACATcacataaaataaacaattctatcatataattaaaattattgttgttttttctattttaaatttatctacTCTCCATGAGTCTTTTAactagatttaatttttaaatctaatttttttcgctttatatattatatgttttataaatgtATTTGGATGATTTTTGATAGTTAATTTAGCTCtattcgatgactgtatttttacagtTCTCATCatcctttttaaaataattaattcaataTGTTGACCAGCCGTTTATGTAATTTTCATTAATATCAGTGAAAGTTTTAGCCCGTTGACAAAAAAAAGTACTAATCAGCAAAAGGACTTAACTGTAACTTTGGGCCATTTCGTGTTTCAATTTTTCGGATCAAATAGCACTGCTTTTTTACATATGACTCCCTCcgattcataatatttatcgcatgactttaacaaaagaattaagaaaagaattaatatattttaattcatagacatttttactaaattatccTTGTCTTGAATAACATgactactatttttatttgtgttgttGTATTCTTTCAATACATTAATTGGGggcaaatttaaaaaatagcaaaatatcattttatccttttaacttggtacaaagtatcaaaaaaagtttaaaactgaaaaaccggataacttataccctgaacttgtcaaaatcGGCTCAGCAATCCCCTATGAtgacgtggcaccttaattggagagtggatttctaattaatcataatctactctaattaatcatatttaaatactaattaatcatatttatatactaattaatcaaaatgaaaCTCTAATTAGTCTAAGGGcttttttgaacctttttttaaaaaattactttttttttcagttCTAGTGAGGAGGAGAAGCCTCCTCGCCAGAGAAGAGAAGTTGTCGTTCCTCGCCAAAGATGCATAGACCTGtgtgggtctgttcatcaagaAAATGACGAACAGGCCCactgggtctgttcatcaagaAAACGATGAACATGCCCACTCGGTCTGTTCATCATGAACGTGATGAACAGACCCAGTGGGTCTGTTTGTTCCGAGGAGGTTGATTCTTTTTTCAGTgaaagatttaatatttttcgtaAATCATCTTTATTGTGTCTAAAGGgtatttttttacggtttttgatttcaaaaaattattgataattaataaaaattaaataaaaaatttaaattattatttgttaaatgATGGGGATTAATTTGATATGtaaagtttttaataaaaaagattaaattgttttttaattattatgtattaatttaaaatgttaaaaaaataggagcattttaaactttttgccaTCAAAAACCACATTGTAAAAAAGACTACCATTAAAACCTGAAAGTGTGTCTCACTCTcttgggtgagagtggggagggagATTTTTAATCTCATTTTTCCAAATTTGGGGTATAAGTGATCATTTTTTCTATGCTTAACTTTTTTAATACTTTATGCCAAGTTGAGAGgttaaaatgatcctttgttctactCCCTCCGGTATATAATATTTGTCGTATTTGACTTTAtcataagaattaaaaaaataattaatatttatttttactaaattatccTTATCTTGAAATTTGTTAATATTTATgactactatttttatttgtattgttgtattttttaataaattaattgagaataaatttattataattaatatttttttaatatactaaaataataaatattatgaactaattttttttttaaatacaataaatattatgaatagAAGGGAGTAGCACTTAAATGTTTTACGAAGGTGGCTATACtttgtataaataattataGTGTGATTTCTTACATATAGATTATGGCACAGTTGGTCAATATGATTCTAGAGAGGCGCGCAACATGTGTTCTTCATAAATGCCAAtctaatttattgttttaagaattaatAATAAAGGTTAGGTTAACCACCTACGTAAAATATAACCACAATCATGATTCATCGTCAGAAATTGTATCATCATCTTTCATAATTAGGGTTTTCATTAAACAAATGATATCGTTTTATATGTGCAGATTAAAAAAAGAGGAAGCAGttgaaataaaatacaattatatgCGAAACCCTAAAGGCAGAACTCAAGGGGTGAATTGAAGAGCAATTAAAGCGTTGACTATGAACAACGTGATCTAATCCAACGGCGTGGAGATGGTGTCCCATATCTAAGGGCTGAAGAGGCATCTGCATGCGTGGATGAGCTCCTCAATGGCAGTCCCATAATGGTGTATAAAAGGGGTGCATTGCCAAGATTAAGATACACCAATCAAAAGCTTGAAATAAGTATGGAAACTAAAATCTTGCTTGTACTAGGAATACTAGGGTTGCTTGCAGTGGGCTCACTGGAGCCTACTGAGTCTACAGATACTCCTTCTACTCCAGTTATTGCGTTTGATGGTAGTTATTTCCCGAAAGATTTCATGTGGGGAGTGGCTACATCAGCTTATCAggcatatttttcttttcatttcaaCTCATTTTACGGTTTCCGGCGTTTCGAAAAAGTTTCCCAGTttagaaactctatttttatacCATTTTTTATGTCTTCCATTTCAGCATTTCGTTAAATTCGTGCTATGTAAGTTTCCGGAcattgaaaaatcaaatttagtAATGTTGTTATGCAGACCGAAGGTGCAGCAAACCAACATGGTAGAGGACCTAGTACTTGGGATACATTTGCGCACGAGTTCCCAGGTTTATGCGAATATCATTCGATAAACTAatcaaatcaatatatatcTTTTTACTAGGCCAATCTAAAATTCCTTTTGTTGCAGAAAGGATCGACGACGGGAGCAATGGAGATGTTGCAGTCAACTATTATGCTTACTACaaggtatatatatattatatatatgattcCCTTGGGTTACATAATAATGTGTTTATCAATGATTTATTGTCATGACCATTGATGTTTCAGGAGGACCTGGCAAGAATGAAGAACGATTTGGGTGTCGATGCTTTTAGATTCTCTATTTCATGGCCAAGAATAATACCCAGTAagtacacatatatatatatatatatatttttatttatttattctcaTTTTGCAAATTCTGAAATGCAGGTGGGACATTAAGAGAAGGAGTCAACGAGGAAGGGATCGCGTTTTATAATAGTGTTATCGATGAAGCTTTAAGACTTGGTGaaaataaattcattaaatatgtttactatttcataatttatatttaaatataatagcGTACACCTTTTATTCTTgtgattttaattttctttgctagagttattattttactttttaaaattttaaataataagaaGGTTTGAAAAATATTGTGCAGTTGACTTGTTTGGAAAATTTATTTGTACATGGCAAGAAATTATTAAATccacattatttaaaaaaatagatgtaatttttttgaataaaaaataattaattttatatcatTGAATAATTAGGTCTAATCTAAGTTTAtctctttcttttttcaaaataaaaaaagtaactcTTAGAGAATTGGATCTAGTGCTAGCAATTATActacatattaaatttttttgtacaTGATGAtaaagtaaattaataattttaatcaacgataaaataaattattgatgaTTAGATCCAATaattattacaaaaagattaacttaattttattaaatgtttttaaaaagtaaactcAATCTTTACACTAAGCCTATCTAAGGAAGTTCAAAATCAATAGCAATATTCTTTTTATAACAGTCTAAATTGtttttctaatataaataactctAAGAATCTAAGGTTTAAAACTATAGGATCGAGTGAACATAAGGGATGAAAATAACTAAAAGTAGACTCAAGTACTCAATGATTGTGTGATATTATGAGAGTACTATACGGACATAATTTAGAGtgcattaaatttttttaattaatatgcttcttatttattttcttgggTGTTGTACGTTAATGTCATAGGCTTGATACCATTCGTGACTCTCTTTCATTGGGATGTTCCTCAAGCCCTTGAAGATAAATACGGTGGCTTTAGAAGTCCTAACATTATGTAAGCATATGTTACTATATCAAAAAATTTGCATTTATATCTTATttactattaaattataaaatgttcaTAATTCTAATGAGATAGTGAATTTTCAATAGAGCTGATTTTGAGGATTATGCAAAACTTTGCTACGAAAGATTCGGAGATAGAGTGAAGCATTGGCTAACTATTAACGAACCATACGTTTTTACTGTTCATGGCTACGAAATTGGCGGTTTGGCCCCAGGCCGATGCTCATCTTGGGTAAATAGAGCTTGCCAAGAAGGAGACTCAGGAACTGAACCTTATATCGTAGGTCATCATGTGCTCCTTGCTCATGCAGTGGCTTACCGAGCATATAAGGCTATGGTAAGAATTTAGAACAAAGTGTcacattttaaaatagtttgatttgattttttacatataattttttaatgtcgTAGGGTCAAGATGGCGAGATTGGAATAACACTAGATCTAACATGGCCCGAACCTTATGACTTCAGTGTCGCAGCCGATCGTGCAGCTGCCCAAAGGAACCTTGATTTCGCTTTTGGTTGGTGAGTGTTGAttgtttttcataatttttttaatttacatatatCTTTATAGTTTatactatatttaattattattagtaGTATTATGAGAGAGATTAATATACAAAGCTGCATTATATTGTTAGGTTTATGGATCCCTTGGTGTATGGTTATTATCCAAGAATAATGCAACAATTGGTTACTGGAAATAGATTGCCTGAATTCACCAAGAAAGAAATTGTCTCGTTGAAGGGATCATATGATTTTATCGGCATCAACTACTACACTGCAAATTATGCTTCTCCCAATACTTCAGCTCCTTCTGATCCAACTCATATTAGATATGCAACTGATGGACATTATAATTTGACAAGTAAGTTACACCATTaattttaagaataaaaaactttaaattaCGATAACATGTAATAGCTTCATTGACTATAGCAACCGGAAGCGGatacataatatttttaattttttgattacaGAATACAGAGAGGGCAAACCCATTGGCGAACAAGTTAGAATCCAAAAAACTATActcgtctttttttttttcaaataaaaatataaaaacatcatcatcataaaaatgtatacaaacaaCTTAATTGATcaagaaaattatattttgcaGGTTTCTCCATCTTGGTTGTATGTGTTCCCAGAAGGACTTCGATATGTTTTGAACTATACCAAAGACGCGTAcaaaaatccaattatttaCGTTACAGAAAATGGTAATTTAAACTTCATGAACTATAAAACTAATAcagttttagattttttttgtttaatatattCAACATATGTTCAGGAATCGGTGACAATAACGCTCTCTCCCCCGAAGAAACCGTAAACGATACATGGAggattaactattttaaaagcCATGTTTGGAATGTGCTTAAATCCATTTGGTGAGTAAATTTTCCACGATATTACCGGAAACATACAATCTTTGGCTAACAAGTTCTTCATATCAGTAAGATTGACGATATGTTTTTGTTTGCAGTGATCATGGTGTTAATGTGAAAGGCTACTTTGCTTGGTCATTTATCGACAACTACGAATGGTCAAATGGATACACTGTTAGAATGGGACTGTACGGTGTGGATAGGGCAAAAAGTCTAGATAGGTTCCCGAAAAATTCGGTTGCTTGGTGGAAGGAGTTTTTGAGCAAGAAACCATCCTCTGACGGACCCAAATGCATAAGTCCTAAAAAGAAGACATCCATTGATGACGAGCTGTAGTATTTCAAGTGTATTGACCTAATGGAATTGTCTTCGAACACCATTTTAGGGAAGCTATCTATGTTTTCCAAATAATCTACCGTTATTTCCAATAAAGAAACCTTCTTTGAGGGCTAATTTGgtcttttatatttatgttagttttaaatatatgttgctCAAGTTTTTGTTGCTTAgctatttcaataaaaataatagaagcATTTTCTATTTTGGACGTTCTCAAATTCTTACTAGTGGAAGTATTTTTTATTTCGATTAATTTTgctgaatattttatttataaatgtcAAAAGTAGTTTTATTAGTTATACataaattttaatctaattaattatattctaatctattaattattgttccgcaacattttaatattttagtaaaatgaaattttaaaatagactGTTTGTCTTCAACTTATGATTTTCACTTttatatatgattgattacCATATTTGTACATTCATCGACTTTATTGTCTTATCAAGTTTATCTCTAAGTCAGTTAGAAGGTGTCTAAGGTTGAAAAATGCATTTACTCTCGTCTTATGTAAGTAGTGGCGAAGGTTTACAAATTTCTAGTTCGAACCCTTTGAAGCAAGTGGTTTCTAAACCTTTTAAAAACTGTTAAAAACACAACGAAATATAACTTCGACCCTAACTCGATTATAGCCTCGCATACAAATTCATCACAATTCACTACATGTCAATTTCCATCAAGGATAAAAATTTCAACAATTAATCATTTTCAAGCCAATATCTAAGCATGAATCATATTttcataatatcaacataatcaATATGAAATCTAAATTTATCAATATCTCTGCATCATctcaattaattataatcaaactAAGTtcattatttatcaattctcaaCAAACATAACCACACCACTTACAACAATGTTAATATATCATGAAATCGTCAAACTACCCACATCGAAATACATTTTAAACTCAATCAAGCACGATTCAAGAGTTTTAACACATATCATGTTACTACTCAATAACATAATATGTGTTTTGGAAAATAATCTCACACCTTTATTGATTTAGAGAATCAGTATATATACAAGAGTTTGTAACTGCTATATGCTAACAGAATTGATAACTAACTCCTAACAACTTTGCTTAATCAGCAAGAAAAGACTAACTAACTATCCAACTCACTAATTACACGTGTAATCTAACTAACATgcttaatatatatacaaagaAGGAAAATACATAATTTAGTGATGctatttgattatatatatactgttaGCCCCCCCTCAAGGTGGCGTATACAAACTTTGTATACCCAACTTGATTATGGAAGACTGGAATGCTGGTGCTGGAAGGGCCTTTGTGAAGCAATCTGCGAGTTGATTTGCTGACGTCACTGGAAACAAGTGTATTAAATGTTCTTGTGCTGAAGCAGATGGAAAATGCAGATCCTGGAGAAGATATTGAAGCCATTGAATTTCACATGTGACAGAGGCAAGGACTCTGTATTCAGCTTCTGAGGATGAACGAGAAATTGTTTGttgtttctttgatttccatGAGATCAAAGCAGGACCAAGAAAAACACAAAACCCTGTTACTGACTTGCGTGTATCAGGGCAAGAACCCCAATCAGAATCTGAAAAGGCACGAAGCTGCAAGTCATTTGTTG containing:
- the LOC126654596 gene encoding beta-glucosidase 12-like; amino-acid sequence: MVYKRGALPRLRYTNQKLEISMETKILLVLGILGLLAVGSLEPTESTDTPSTPVIAFDGSYFPKDFMWGVATSAYQTEGAANQHGRGPSTWDTFAHEFPERIDDGSNGDVAVNYYAYYKEDLARMKNDLGVDAFRFSISWPRIIPSGTLREGVNEEGIAFYNSVIDEALRLGLIPFVTLFHWDVPQALEDKYGGFRSPNIIADFEDYAKLCYERFGDRVKHWLTINEPYVFTVHGYEIGGLAPGRCSSWVNRACQEGDSGTEPYIVGHHVLLAHAVAYRAYKAMGQDGEIGITLDLTWPEPYDFSVAADRAAAQRNLDFAFGWFMDPLVYGYYPRIMQQLVTGNRLPEFTKKEIVSLKGSYDFIGINYYTANYASPNTSAPSDPTHIRYATDGHYNLTKYREGKPIGEQVSPSWLYVFPEGLRYVLNYTKDAYKNPIIYVTENGIGDNNALSPEETVNDTWRINYFKSHVWNVLKSICDHGVNVKGYFAWSFIDNYEWSNGYTVRMGLYGVDRAKSLDRFPKNSVAWWKEFLSKKPSSDGPKCISPKKKTSIDDEL